In one window of Cytophagaceae bacterium ABcell3 DNA:
- a CDS encoding IS3 family transposase has product MGQGLTRDRVLEILQLTRHQFYYIPKAGRRGRKKSSVVFRRVDDEHTECTNEDVVAEISRIQLDPDTDYGYRKMTIQLMLLGFVINHKKVYRLMKKALLLKARQKATGKTYIKYRIVTPEGPLEVLEMDIKQVWITRERRYAYILTIIDTFTRAVLHWSVGFSMRKSQIKQAWEAVITEHLQAADQLSKGVHVELRNDNGPQFSAAEIRGFFKENHINQVFTHPYTPQENGHVESFHSILKHALEGHTFWSLDELEERLNVFYYKYNNVRLHSSIAYLWPMKFWELWNEGKVIRIEKAKKRVKFKLSIPYQEISGNGSRREVSCSNTSPLNEGENLQKEVNGPNTPSYTTSVQRSPSVVSC; this is encoded by the coding sequence ATCGGCCAGGGATTAACAAGGGATAGAGTTCTTGAGATTCTACAACTTACAAGGCACCAGTTTTACTATATACCTAAGGCAGGACGCAGAGGCCGTAAGAAAAGCTCTGTGGTCTTCAGGCGTGTTGATGATGAACACACCGAGTGTACAAATGAGGATGTGGTGGCAGAAATTTCCAGAATACAATTAGATCCGGACACAGATTATGGCTATCGGAAAATGACAATACAGCTGATGCTGCTTGGCTTCGTGATCAACCATAAGAAGGTGTACAGGTTGATGAAAAAAGCTTTATTGCTTAAAGCCAGACAGAAAGCAACTGGAAAAACATATATCAAATATCGTATTGTTACACCCGAAGGCCCTCTGGAGGTTCTTGAAATGGATATTAAACAAGTCTGGATCACCAGAGAGCGGCGGTATGCCTACATTCTTACAATTATCGACACTTTTACCCGTGCGGTTCTGCACTGGTCTGTCGGGTTCAGTATGCGAAAAAGTCAGATAAAACAGGCTTGGGAAGCAGTGATAACCGAGCATTTACAAGCTGCTGACCAGCTATCAAAAGGTGTTCATGTGGAGTTAAGGAATGACAATGGACCTCAGTTCAGTGCTGCTGAAATAAGAGGTTTTTTTAAGGAGAATCATATAAATCAGGTGTTTACACATCCATATACACCTCAGGAAAACGGTCATGTGGAAAGCTTTCATAGCATATTGAAGCACGCGTTAGAAGGGCATACGTTCTGGTCCCTTGATGAATTAGAAGAACGCCTGAATGTGTTCTACTACAAGTACAACAACGTAAGGCTGCATTCTTCTATAGCATACCTCTGGCCAATGAAGTTCTGGGAGTTATGGAATGAAGGAAAAGTTATTCGTATTGAAAAAGCTAAAAAAAGAGTTAAATTTAAGCTATCAATACCATATCAGGAGATATCGGGTAATGGGAGCCGGAGGGAAGTTTCCTGCTCAAATACGAGCCCTCTCAATGAGGGCGAGAATTTGCAAAAAGAAGTGAATGGGCCCAACACTCCAAGTTACACGACATCGGTTCAAAGGTCACCGTCAGTCGTTTCCTGCTGA
- a CDS encoding SprT family zinc-dependent metalloprotease, giving the protein MSELPEYTIKKSKRKTLSIYIERDGSISVLAPENKSDTEIEEVVKKKSFQIFRFLAEKEELNASRSTREPVSGETYTYLGRNYQLQLVEGQDVPLMLKEGHFLLSKKHRNDIQEVFKDFYRKKGLLKIKKRVDFYKEKMGVSPAEIRVMELKNRWASCNKKGDLNFHWKCMMAPLSIIDYIIVHELAHLRHDNHSEAFWNEVDKVMPDYRERKNWLKFKGAGMDL; this is encoded by the coding sequence ATGTCAGAACTACCGGAATATACCATAAAAAAAAGCAAGCGTAAAACCCTCAGCATATACATAGAGCGGGACGGCAGCATTTCTGTGCTTGCCCCCGAAAATAAATCGGATACGGAAATTGAGGAAGTGGTAAAGAAGAAAAGCTTTCAGATATTCCGTTTTCTGGCCGAGAAAGAAGAACTCAACGCCTCCAGAAGCACCCGTGAACCCGTCAGCGGTGAAACCTATACCTACCTGGGCAGAAACTATCAGTTACAGCTGGTGGAAGGGCAGGATGTGCCGCTTATGCTGAAAGAAGGACATTTCCTGTTAAGCAAAAAACACCGTAACGACATACAGGAGGTTTTTAAAGACTTTTACCGGAAAAAAGGCCTTCTGAAAATCAAAAAACGGGTGGATTTTTACAAAGAAAAGATGGGTGTAAGTCCTGCCGAAATCCGGGTAATGGAACTGAAAAACCGCTGGGCCTCCTGCAACAAAAAAGGCGACCTGAACTTTCACTGGAAATGCATGATGGCGCCCCTGTCCATCATAGACTACATCATCGTCCACGAACTCGCCCACCTGCGGCACGACAACCACTCCGAAGCTTTCTGGAACGAAGTGGACAAGGTTATGCCCGACTACCGGGAAAGGAAAAACTGGCTGAAGTTTAAAGGGGCGGGGATGGATTTGTAA
- a CDS encoding GIY-YIG nuclease family protein produces MANFYVYILTNKNHTVLYTGFTDDLERRVYEHKNKLIKGFTSKYNLFKLVYFEEFNDGKDALAREKQIKKYKRKWKEHLIHSTNPQWIDLYDNFTSIDIEQIK; encoded by the coding sequence ATGGCTAATTTTTATGTTTATATTCTTACTAATAAAAATCATACAGTTCTATATACTGGGTTTACTGATGATTTAGAAAGAAGGGTCTATGAGCACAAGAATAAGCTAATTAAAGGTTTTACTAGTAAGTATAATCTTTTCAAGCTGGTGTATTTTGAAGAATTTAATGATGGTAAAGATGCTTTAGCTAGAGAGAAACAGATAAAAAAATACAAAAGGAAGTGGAAAGAACATTTAATACATTCCACCAACCCTCAATGGATTGATCTTTATGATAATTTTACGTCTATTGATATAGAGCAGATAAAATAA
- a CDS encoding transposase, with the protein MSVKKRTFTKEEKVKILKEAESNGVQVTLDKYGVYPATYYNWKKKFESMGDAGFRHGMTPEHLKEIRRLEKENDYLKKIIAEKELEARLKDDLLKKKYPCPKKKN; encoded by the coding sequence ATGTCCGTGAAAAAGAGAACATTTACCAAAGAAGAAAAAGTCAAGATCCTCAAAGAAGCTGAAAGCAATGGCGTTCAGGTGACCCTTGACAAGTATGGAGTATATCCTGCCACATATTACAACTGGAAGAAAAAATTTGAAAGCATGGGCGATGCAGGTTTCCGGCACGGCATGACCCCGGAACATCTGAAGGAAATCAGAAGACTTGAAAAAGAGAATGACTATCTGAAGAAAATAATAGCTGAAAAGGAGCTGGAAGCCCGTTTAAAAGATGATCTGCTAAAAAAGAAGTATCCCTGTCCGAAAAAAAAGAATTAG
- a CDS encoding GIY-YIG nuclease family protein has product MANFYVYILTNKNHTVLYTGFTDDLERRVYEHKNKLIKGFTSKYNLFKLVYFEEFNDGKDALAREKQIKKYKRKWKEHLIYSTNPQWIDLYDNFTSIDIEQIK; this is encoded by the coding sequence ATGGCTAATTTTTATGTTTATATTCTTACTAATAAAAATCATACAGTTCTATATACTGGGTTTACTGATGATTTAGAAAGAAGGGTCTATGAGCACAAGAATAAGCTAATTAAAGGTTTTACTAGTAAGTATAATCTTTTCAAGCTGGTGTATTTTGAAGAATTTAATGATGGTAAAGATGCTTTAGCTAGAGAGAAACAGATAAAAAAATACAAAAGGAAGTGGAAAGAACATTTAATATATTCCACCAACCCTCAATGGATTGATCTTTATGATAATTTTACGTCTATTGATATAGAGCAGATAAAATAA